The DNA sequence GACAGGCTGAACTGGACGCCGCTCTTGGCGCCCCACATGATGCCCGCGACGAGCGCCACGACGCCCGCGACCGACCACACGATGACCCAGATGGTCTTGAGCGGGATGCCGATCGAGAGCGCGGCCTCGTGGTCATCGGCGACGGCGCGGAGCGCGCGCCCGATGCGGGTGCCGTGGAAGAAGACGGCCAGCACGGCGACGAGCACGGCCGCCGTCACGGCCGCGAAGAGCTCGAGCTGGTTCACCTGGATGCCCGCCATCATGAACGAGCGGTCGGGGATCCCGACGTCGAGCTTCTTCACGTTCGCCCCCCAGACCATCTCGCCGAAGCCCTCGAGGAAGAAGTTGAGCCCGATCGTCGCCATGAACAGGATGATGTACTCCTGATTGACGAGCGGGCGCAGCACGACGCGCTCGATCGCGAAGGCGAGCGCGACCATCACGGCCGCGGTCAGCACGAGCGCCACGAGCACGGGGATGCCCCGCTCCATGAGGCCGACGAGGGTGAGGGCCGCGAAGAGGACCATGACGCCCTGGGCGAAGTTGAAGACGCCCGAGGCCTTGAAGATGAGCACGAAGCCGAGCGCGACCAGCGAGTAGAGCAGGCCGG is a window from the Candidatus Methylomirabilota bacterium genome containing:
- a CDS encoding branched-chain amino acid ABC transporter permease, with product MTEILRGVFLAPFKDMAGSPAFLAEVLIGGVFAGLLYSLVALGFVLIFKASGVFNFAQGVMVLFAALTLVGLMERGIPVLVALVLTAAVMVALAFAIERVVLRPLVNQEYIILFMATIGLNFFLEGFGEMVWGANVKKLDVGIPDRSFMMAGIQVNQLELFAAVTAAVLVAVLAVFFHGTRIGRALRAVADDHEAALSIGIPLKTIWVIVWSVAGVVALVAGIMWGAKSGVQFSLSLIALKALPVLILGGFTSVPGAIVGGLIVGVGEKLGEVYWGPLVGGAIENWFAYVIALAFLLFRPQGLFGEKIIERV